Sequence from the Pirellulales bacterium genome:
CCCGCCGTCGGCTCGTCGAGAATCAGCACGTCGGGCTCGTGCAGCAGGGCCTGGGCCATGCCCACGCGCTGCCGATACCCCTTCGACAACTTGCCGATCGCCTTGCCGATCACGCTGCCCAAGGCGCACAACTCGACCACCGCGGCGATCCGCTCGCGGCGATAAGCCCCGGTCATGCCGCGGGCGTCGGCGAAAAATTCCAGCAGGCTGCGGGGAGTCATGTCGGGGTAGAGCGGCCCGTTTTCGGGCAAATAACCCAGCCGCGTCGAGCCGGCCAGCCGATCGACCGACATGTCGTGGCCGGCGATCTTGGCGATGCCCGCCGACGGGGCCAGGTAGCCGGTCAGCAGCTTCATGGTGGTGCTTTTGCCGGCGCCGTTGGGCCCCAGAAAGGCGACCACTTCGCCTTGGCGGATACTGAAGGTCACGTCCTGAATGGCGGTGAAGTCGCCGTAATACTTCGACAGGCCGATCGCCTCGATCATGGCCGGACGCGATTCATCTGCCATCGTCAATCGGTCTCCCTCTGCTTGGATTTTGGATTTTGGATTTGCGGCTTTTCGCCAACGGAGGATGGCCTTCCTAGGCCCTCACCAATAGGAGGATGGCCTTCCCAGGCCGTCGCCGTTTGGGGTGACGGGCTAGGAAGCCCATCCTCCGAGGCCGCCTT
This genomic interval carries:
- a CDS encoding ATP-binding cassette domain-containing protein is translated as MADESRPAMIEAIGLSKYYGDFTAIQDVTFSIRQGEVVAFLGPNGAGKSTTMKLLTGYLAPSAGIAKIAGHDMSVDRLAGSTRLGYLPENGPLYPDMTPRSLLEFFADARGMTGAYRRERIAAVVELCALGSVIGKAIGKLSKGYRQRVGMAQALLHEPDVLILDEPTAGLDPNQIREVRDTIRRLGQNKTILLSTHILQEVEAMASRVLFINEGRLIYDGTPRELTADGKPLEEHFHQLTSAVA